In a genomic window of Gossypium arboreum isolate Shixiya-1 chromosome 9, ASM2569848v2, whole genome shotgun sequence:
- the LOC128280741 gene encoding heparanase-like protein 1, whose amino-acid sequence MDAYASDDPNMITKIQDPSYLNQVAQTYKGVLNIVNRFKSQSGAWVSEYGRALHGGAKDLSPTFVDGYWYLDQLGMASTYNHKVFCRQTLIDGNYALLNTTTSIPNPDYYGALLWHMLMGSTVLAVTQLSNPNLSVYAHCAKKKAGITIIFINMSKDSSFNVTLSNYEHQSRNLRSTDVAKPNFEFRGSKDREEYHLAALAGNIQGQIVLLNDVPMVPTETFDIPVMEPKLVNASTPISISAHSIVYVTIRDFQALACA is encoded by the exons ATGGATGCATATGCAAGTGATGATCCAAACATGATTACCAAGATTCAAGATCCATCTTACTTAAATCAGGTTGCCCAAACCTATAAAGGTGTTTTGAATATTGTCAACAGGTTTAAATCACAGTCGGGAGCTTGGGTTTCTGAATATGGCAGAGCTCTTCACGGCGGTGCTAAAGATTTGTCCCCAACCTTTGTTGATGGATATTG GTATCTTGATCAATTGGGAATGGCTTCAACCTACAATCACAAGGTCTTCTGCAGGCAAACTCTAATCGATGGAAATTATGCTTTACTTAATACTACAACATCTATTCCCAATCCAGATTACTACGG TGCACTTCTATGGCACATGCTTATGGGAAGTACTGTACTTGCCGTAACTCAATTGTCTAACCCAAATTTGAGTGTATATGCTCACTGTGCGAAGAAAAAG GCTGGTATTACTATCATTTTTATTAACATGTCGAAAGATAGCTCGTTCAACGTCACCCTTTCAAATTACGAGCACCAGAGTCGTAATTTGAGATCCACAGATGTTGCGAAGCCTAATTTTGAATTTAGAGGTTCCAAGGATAGAGAGGAGTACCATTTGGCTGCGCTAGCTGGAAATATACAAGGTCAAATCGTGTTGCTAAATGACGTTCCAATGGTTCCAACAGAAACATTCGACATTCCGGTGATGGAACCAAAGCTTGTCAATGCTTCCACGCCCATCTCTATTTCAGCTCATTCCATAGTCTATGTAACCATCAGAGACTTTCAAGCCCTTGCCTGTGCGTAA